A window from Drosophila subobscura isolate 14011-0131.10 chromosome O, UCBerk_Dsub_1.0, whole genome shotgun sequence encodes these proteins:
- the LOC117898285 gene encoding uncharacterized protein LOC117898285 — translation MDYGRWLLQLSVHLLLVVRRIQCLRVTDINVPQIVDFRDNVTLSCSYDISGHTLNSVKWYKNGKEFFRYSPLTPPTYIPFAVDGVQLIDDGNECNESSCRVELNLLGFKSSGVYRCEVSGDAPHFQLTARDANMSVEALPQNNPLISSFHSMYRFDDFVQVNCSTDFSSLFTHITWYINGVKVSLVDLLPSIETTIAAHDYNLRRVVSQLNFYANEPRFHQAQLQQLMLQRQQQPQQKRTISPARLGLELRCVAEIDRYPQLQREAALTAQLFRDDIDLKNQKLINSRSAATRGGSGIKLQQLLLLLLPMASAAVATAARLLTPLTFQYGARKPTRYKMAATCACACACACACVHRSHCWP, via the exons ATGGACTATGGccggtggctgctgcagctgagcgtccacctgctgctgg TTGTGCGACGCATTCAGTGTCTGCGTGTGACTGACATCaatgtgccacaaattgttgaTTTTCGCGATAACGTGACATTATCCTGCAGCTATGACATAAGTGGTCACACGTTAAATTCGGTTAAGTGGTACAAAAACGGCAAGGAGTTTTTTAG ATACTCGCCACTTACGCCACCCACATACATTCCGTTCGCTGTGGATGGCGTACAGCTGATCGATGATGGCAACGAGTGCAATGAGTCCTCATGTCGCGTGGAACTCAATCTATTGGGCTTCAAGTCATCGGGCGTCTACAGGTGCGAAGTGTCCGGCGATGCGCCACACTTTCAGCTAACTGCACGCGATGCCAACATGAGCGTGGAGG CTCTGCCGCAGAACAATCCACTTATCAGCAGCTTTCACTCCATGTATCGCTTCGATGACTTTGTGCAGGTGAACTGCAGCACGGATTTCTCCAGCCTCTTCACGCACATCACGTGGTACATCAATGGAGTGAAG GTTTCCCTCGTGGATCTGCTGCCCAGCATAGAGACCACGATCGCAGCACACGACTACAATCTGCGGCGCGTTGTCTCGCAGCTGAACTTCTATGCCAACGAGCCGCGCTTCCACCAGgcgcagctgcaacagctgatgctgcaacggcagcagcagccgcagcagaagcGCACCATCTCCCCGGCACGGCTTGGCCTGGAGCTGCGTTGCGTGGCAGAGATTGATCGCTatccgcagctgcagcgagagGCGGCCCTGACCGCGCAGCTCTTCCGCGATGACATCGATCTGAAGAACCAAAAGCTGATCAACTCGAGATCGG ctgccacgcGTGGTGGAAGTGGCATaaaattgcagcagctgctgctgctgctactgccgaTGGCGTCTGCGGCTGTTGCAACCGCAGCGCGACTCTTGACGCCACTGACATTTCAATATGGCGCACGGAAGCCAACGCGCTACAAAATGGCGGCaacgtgtgcgtgtgcgtgtgcgtgtgcctgtgcgtgtgtgcatcgAAGCCACTGCTGGCCGTAG